A DNA window from Paenibacillus sp. HWE-109 contains the following coding sequences:
- a CDS encoding motility associated factor glycosyltransferase family protein, with protein sequence MTHYNKNASFLTEYNQWLLHHMEQLNTDDLEFVRVKDDIAFKLTDEQGNEFFTASIYDPTFEATQFLDGVNFDNTGYIIMGMGSSAIIKQILENKTEAAWVLIIEKDTALVKKFLEEIDLSPYLEGKLQKVIILTELMGDLSVVLNQYLISLVGYYFLSTDLLRTFSSYRKDVKFYEDAIVDIVNHLRTHMTSMGNSLEDTLMGMRNELANMPITLKSHKLDDIKDKFKGKPIICVASGPSLDKQLPLLKRIKGKALIISAESAFRVLLKNGIAPDIVCILERGENSYELSIKDVEIPDETALIALTLMDARIPRAWNQYVIPVFKENIAHSRLMNQAVGDIGSLYNGSSVAHLNYSLAIHLGGSPIVFIGQDLAYSEEGNTHSKDSFYVDQEDMNMTNEQRKQIKDSLEDDQSFFNKTVYVDGYYGGQVKTRELWRQFLFWMEHMISIMPGPLVINATEGGADIKGTLKMPFQEVVNEYCDDRILSIPELFEQLPAVSTNEELYIRLKEAITFLNAQLSEMERVSAFSDEILSSIDSLQAELADSQEGSIEFLQIKASRILRNVEHVLREVLKDPFQTFFFRPLLSNYHVKINPISRVSSVERLQQILTHQAYFMKRLILGSKQVIDVYDNGVNKAVIELGFNSEELFLDAKPKWEVPDWDEGENN encoded by the coding sequence ATGACACATTATAATAAAAATGCATCGTTCTTGACCGAATATAATCAATGGCTGTTGCATCATATGGAACAATTAAATACAGATGATCTTGAATTTGTAAGAGTTAAAGATGATATTGCCTTTAAATTAACTGACGAGCAGGGAAATGAATTCTTTACAGCAAGCATATATGATCCAACATTTGAAGCAACGCAATTCCTTGATGGCGTAAATTTCGACAATACTGGTTACATTATTATGGGCATGGGTTCTTCAGCCATCATAAAACAAATACTCGAAAATAAAACCGAGGCTGCCTGGGTTTTAATTATAGAAAAAGACACGGCTCTTGTTAAGAAGTTCTTAGAGGAGATTGATCTTTCACCTTATCTTGAAGGGAAATTGCAGAAAGTAATTATCCTTACTGAACTGATGGGTGATCTGTCTGTCGTTTTAAATCAATATCTGATTTCACTTGTAGGGTACTATTTCTTGAGTACCGATTTATTACGTACTTTCTCCAGTTATCGAAAAGATGTTAAGTTCTATGAAGATGCAATTGTTGATATTGTTAACCATTTACGTACACATATGACTTCTATGGGGAATTCTCTAGAAGACACATTGATGGGAATGCGTAATGAATTGGCGAATATGCCAATTACACTTAAATCTCACAAACTAGACGATATAAAAGATAAATTCAAAGGTAAACCTATCATATGTGTTGCCTCCGGACCTTCATTAGATAAACAATTGCCTCTGCTAAAGAGGATTAAAGGAAAGGCGCTCATAATAAGTGCTGAATCAGCATTTCGAGTGCTGCTTAAAAATGGGATCGCTCCAGATATTGTATGTATTCTAGAGCGTGGAGAAAATTCTTATGAACTCAGCATCAAGGATGTTGAGATTCCGGATGAGACAGCACTTATCGCTCTGACTCTAATGGATGCAAGAATTCCTAGAGCATGGAATCAATATGTTATCCCGGTGTTTAAGGAAAACATTGCACATAGTCGTCTTATGAATCAGGCCGTTGGTGATATTGGGTCATTGTATAATGGCAGCTCAGTTGCTCATTTGAATTACTCATTAGCTATTCACTTAGGTGGTAGTCCGATTGTCTTTATCGGTCAAGATCTAGCTTATTCAGAAGAGGGTAATACCCACAGCAAAGACAGCTTCTACGTGGATCAAGAAGATATGAATATGACCAATGAACAACGTAAGCAGATTAAAGATAGTTTGGAAGATGATCAAAGCTTCTTTAATAAAACGGTTTATGTAGACGGGTATTATGGTGGACAAGTTAAAACGAGAGAGCTTTGGCGACAATTTCTCTTTTGGATGGAACACATGATAAGCATCATGCCTGGTCCTTTGGTAATTAACGCAACTGAAGGCGGAGCTGATATTAAGGGAACGCTGAAAATGCCATTTCAGGAAGTGGTTAATGAATATTGCGACGACCGTATTCTCTCAATCCCTGAATTGTTCGAACAATTACCAGCGGTTTCAACAAATGAAGAGTTATATATAAGATTAAAAGAAGCAATTACTTTCCTTAATGCTCAATTAAGTGAGATGGAAAGAGTTAGTGCTTTTTCAGATGAGATATTAAGCTCGATAGATTCTTTACAAGCTGAACTAGCTGATTCTCAAGAAGGATCAATTGAGTTCTTACAAATTAAAGCAAGCCGAATTTTACGTAATGTAGAGCATGTCTTAAGGGAAGTACTCAAAGATCCATTTCAAACTTTCTTTTTCCGTCCATTACTATCGAATTATCATGTAAAAATTAACCCAATTTCTCGTGTATCTTCAGTAGAACGGCTGCAACAAATATTAACGCATCAAGCTTATTTTATGAAGAGATTAATACTAGGCAGCAAGCAAGTTATAGATGTATATGATAATGGCGTCAACAAAGCAGTCATTGAACTAGGATTTAATAGTGAAGAGCTATTCTTAGATGCAAAACCAAAATGGGAAGTTCCCGACTGGGATGAAGGAGAGAATAATTAA
- a CDS encoding motility associated factor glycosyltransferase family protein, whose product MINRKHHIERVDSLENSPRMLLEKAKNEMWTASIQIGDLSPFFLHSRYDPASEAVRFATSQLSNIEKDVVEQIVIYGVGCGHHIAAILEQTLDLQVSIEVWETNVSGFLEVERSGALNPIINNSRLMLVVSTDLHVFADRVKMWQEGRVHVIVHEPSLRAVPQQLESLKGVLQNYQMQQNSAIAHRELMQDNFKRNTLHFSPSLSTFEVIDSVPAVLISAGPSLAKTLDLLPSAAEHCLLGAVGTVVPLLHSKGIRPDFVVMTDPHPRMLEQLVDWEMEDIPLFFLSTVYWEVVEKYRGPKFILFQNGDDAAEKLALLRKEPLVQTGGSVATTLFSLARLLGLHSICLVGQDLAYTNNHSHVEGTHLHHQWEMQAKGKEVIAFDGYNKVVSPRNLLLYKKWFEEQARGSLETFYNATEGGAYIEGFKHITFLDYLKIVEGYVVKQARESFHRKATSAARTDSEA is encoded by the coding sequence TTGATAAATAGAAAGCACCATATCGAGAGGGTAGATTCACTTGAAAACTCACCGAGGATGCTGCTTGAAAAGGCGAAAAATGAAATGTGGACGGCCTCCATTCAAATAGGGGATCTTTCACCTTTTTTTCTTCATAGCCGGTACGATCCAGCATCGGAGGCTGTACGCTTCGCCACATCGCAACTTAGCAATATCGAAAAAGATGTTGTCGAGCAGATTGTTATTTATGGAGTAGGATGTGGGCATCATATCGCTGCTATTCTAGAGCAAACGTTGGATCTTCAAGTTTCAATCGAGGTATGGGAGACAAATGTTTCTGGATTTTTAGAAGTTGAACGCTCAGGAGCATTGAACCCAATAATCAATAATTCAAGGCTCATGCTTGTTGTCTCCACAGATCTTCATGTTTTTGCGGACCGGGTAAAAATGTGGCAAGAAGGGCGTGTACATGTCATTGTACACGAGCCGTCTCTAAGAGCAGTACCACAACAATTAGAGTCTCTTAAAGGGGTACTGCAAAATTATCAAATGCAACAGAATAGCGCAATTGCTCACCGAGAATTGATGCAAGATAATTTCAAAAGAAACACCTTACATTTTTCACCATCCCTTTCTACATTTGAAGTGATCGATTCAGTACCTGCCGTTCTTATTAGTGCAGGTCCCTCACTGGCCAAAACACTAGACTTGTTACCAAGTGCTGCTGAGCATTGTCTGCTTGGGGCTGTGGGCACTGTTGTCCCCTTGTTGCATAGTAAAGGTATTCGTCCTGACTTTGTCGTTATGACAGATCCTCATCCAAGAATGCTTGAACAATTAGTGGATTGGGAGATGGAGGATATACCTTTATTTTTCTTAAGTACGGTCTACTGGGAAGTTGTTGAAAAGTATCGCGGCCCTAAATTTATACTGTTTCAAAACGGTGATGATGCCGCGGAGAAACTGGCACTGCTCCGCAAGGAGCCATTGGTTCAAACAGGCGGATCAGTTGCTACAACACTCTTCTCGCTTGCTAGATTACTTGGTCTTCATTCAATTTGCTTAGTGGGCCAGGATCTCGCTTATACTAATAATCATTCACATGTAGAGGGGACACATCTTCACCATCAATGGGAGATGCAAGCCAAAGGGAAAGAAGTAATAGCTTTTGACGGTTATAATAAGGTGGTCTCACCTCGCAATTTACTCTTGTATAAGAAATGGTTTGAAGAGCAGGCCCGCGGCAGTTTAGAGACATTTTATAATGCGACAGAAGGTGGAGCTTACATCGAAGGATTTAAGCACATTACATTCCTGGATTATTTGAAGATAGTAGAAGGGTATGTGGTTAAACAGGCACGGGAATCCTTTCATAGGAAAGCAACATCTGCAGCTAGAACTGATTCGGAGGCGTGA
- a CDS encoding polysaccharide biosynthesis protein: MNYEGKKILIIGGTGTLGQLLTRYLLRYNPQVIRIFSRDEYKQFEMQRYFVDQQAKLRFLIGDVRDAQRLQRAMEDIDYVFHLAAMKHVPFCEYNPFEAVQTNIIGTQNMIQAAIQNGVKKVLFTSTDKAISPTNTYGATKLMAERLISAAEYQKGPKQTVFASVRFGNVMGSRGSVIPLFCKQILENQMVTVTDMSMTRYMMTSTQAITLMLKANELSLGGEVFVLRMPTIKLSDLVDVLVEEVTKKHQISKYIERNEIGLRPGEKRYEELMTHDETLHGWETNDMYIIPSPFNEKMPIDPYSGATKMSAQSINSHQEETIDRETLRRWIIEEGLI; the protein is encoded by the coding sequence ATGAACTATGAGGGAAAGAAAATACTAATTATTGGCGGTACGGGAACACTCGGACAACTTCTTACACGTTATTTGCTCCGCTATAATCCACAGGTTATTCGAATATTTAGCCGTGATGAATATAAACAATTTGAAATGCAAAGGTATTTTGTTGATCAACAAGCTAAATTGCGGTTCTTAATTGGGGACGTTAGAGATGCTCAGAGGCTACAACGCGCAATGGAAGATATAGATTATGTTTTTCATTTAGCAGCTATGAAACATGTGCCATTTTGTGAGTACAATCCATTTGAAGCTGTACAGACGAATATAATCGGCACTCAAAACATGATACAAGCTGCAATCCAAAATGGGGTGAAAAAAGTACTGTTTACATCGACAGACAAGGCTATTTCACCAACCAATACATATGGGGCTACTAAATTGATGGCGGAGCGTTTAATCTCTGCAGCCGAGTACCAAAAGGGACCTAAGCAGACGGTTTTTGCTTCTGTTAGATTTGGCAATGTTATGGGTTCTAGAGGTTCGGTCATTCCATTGTTTTGTAAACAGATTCTTGAGAATCAAATGGTAACTGTAACAGATATGAGCATGACACGTTATATGATGACTTCCACACAAGCTATCACCTTAATGTTGAAAGCTAATGAGTTATCTTTGGGCGGCGAAGTATTTGTCTTGAGAATGCCAACAATTAAATTATCTGATTTGGTTGATGTGCTTGTTGAGGAAGTTACTAAAAAACATCAGATATCGAAATACATTGAACGTAATGAAATCGGCTTGCGTCCTGGTGAAAAGCGGTATGAAGAATTGATGACTCATGATGAAACTTTACATGGTTGGGAAACAAATGATATGTACATTATCCCATCCCCTTTTAATGAAAAAATGCCGATTGATCCATACTCAGGAGCTACAAAAATGTCCGCACAGTCTATTAATTCCCACCAAGAAGAAACCATTGATAGAGAAACTCTGCGACGGTGGATTATTGAAGAAGGGTTAATATAG
- a CDS encoding cytidylyltransferase domain-containing protein, which produces MKNVVIIQARMGSTRLPGKVLKVLADKTVLAHVVERAQAFQDVADVIVATTVGKQDNVIEDEARRLGVAFYRGDESDVLSRYYEAAVIAKADNVIRITSDCPMVDPETSSGVIKEFLNTHKFDYVSNTLVRSYPRGLDTEIFTFEALETAHKESSSLHDREHVTPYIYNNPDKFLLHSYVNETKVPDYRWTLDTPEDWDLINRIYNSLHNPDRIFPWRDAVALMQKNPDWNTINQHIQQKH; this is translated from the coding sequence ATGAAAAATGTTGTTATTATTCAAGCGAGAATGGGTTCCACGCGATTGCCCGGTAAAGTACTAAAAGTATTAGCCGATAAAACGGTATTAGCACATGTCGTTGAACGGGCACAGGCGTTTCAAGATGTCGCAGATGTTATTGTAGCAACTACAGTTGGCAAGCAAGATAATGTTATAGAAGATGAGGCGAGGCGCCTCGGAGTTGCCTTTTATCGGGGGGATGAATCGGATGTACTGTCCCGTTACTATGAAGCTGCGGTTATTGCTAAAGCTGACAATGTTATAAGGATTACGTCTGATTGCCCAATGGTGGATCCAGAGACCTCATCAGGCGTGATAAAGGAGTTTCTCAATACTCACAAATTTGATTATGTAAGTAATACACTGGTGAGATCGTATCCGCGAGGATTAGACACAGAGATATTCACTTTCGAGGCATTAGAAACCGCTCACAAGGAATCAAGTTCTCTTCATGATCGTGAACATGTAACTCCTTATATTTATAATAATCCAGATAAGTTTTTACTGCACTCATATGTCAATGAAACGAAGGTTCCTGATTATCGATGGACATTGGATACACCAGAGGACTGGGATTTAATAAATCGAATATATAATAGTTTGCACAATCCTGATCGTATATTTCCTTGGAGGGATGCTGTAGCTTTGATGCAAAAAAATCCTGATTGGAACACAATTAATCAACATATTCAGCAAAAGCACTAA
- the fliD gene encoding flagellar filament capping protein FliD: MPTRVSGLGSGLEVDSLVSQMMQAKRVPIDKMTQKVTYLDWQRDAYRSMNTDVSAFMKEAQKLTFQTNILAKKSNMSTADADKVKVTPTSNALNGNFSLKVSQIAKNATTSSSSTVLGGAAAATDPLADADATLKVTGELGAVNVEITYGDSLNKIVSKINEKTSLSGVKAVYDKISDKITLVSTQTGEASTIKIVDEDGTNLLHDKLKLSTGSTPYETTLVKGQDAKVDLNGSGEVTIRTNSFTLSNINFSLMVDPGTPANAYTVNGTVNMDTDKIVETIKGVFDKYNDIISKINDKLGETKYRSYTPLTSAQKEKMSDSDIKLWEEKAKSGLLKGDSILGEGIEKMRRALANSVSGIPNGQINNLADIGITTARSTGGASSLAYLEKGKIYIDEDKLRKALSDSPDEVVALFTKDGARKADGKLVSGNDAGVGTQLYEILKNDMISGLSQKTQIVPTRSYLNIQIDDYTSRISKAEYALTDYEQGLYSKYAQMEKALSKLNSQGSQLANFFQSK, translated from the coding sequence ATGCCAACTCGAGTTAGTGGACTAGGTTCAGGGCTAGAGGTAGATTCATTAGTTAGTCAAATGATGCAAGCGAAGCGTGTGCCAATCGATAAAATGACGCAAAAAGTAACATATTTAGATTGGCAGCGCGATGCCTACCGTAGTATGAATACCGATGTTTCCGCGTTTATGAAAGAAGCGCAGAAGCTGACGTTTCAAACTAATATTCTCGCTAAGAAATCAAATATGTCAACAGCCGACGCGGATAAAGTCAAAGTTACACCAACATCAAACGCGCTTAATGGAAACTTCTCTTTGAAAGTTTCGCAAATTGCTAAGAATGCAACCACCTCTAGCAGTTCAACTGTGCTTGGTGGTGCAGCTGCCGCAACAGACCCTTTAGCTGACGCTGATGCTACATTGAAGGTTACAGGTGAATTGGGAGCAGTAAATGTTGAAATTACCTATGGAGATAGTTTAAATAAAATTGTTTCCAAGATAAATGAAAAAACGTCGCTTTCTGGTGTGAAAGCGGTATACGATAAAATTTCAGATAAGATAACGCTGGTAAGCACTCAGACAGGCGAGGCTTCCACTATCAAAATCGTAGATGAAGACGGAACAAATCTTTTGCATGATAAATTAAAGCTTTCAACAGGCAGCACGCCGTATGAAACAACTTTAGTTAAGGGCCAAGACGCTAAGGTAGATTTAAACGGTTCTGGTGAGGTGACTATAAGAACCAACTCTTTTACATTAAGCAACATTAACTTTTCTTTAATGGTTGATCCAGGGACCCCGGCTAATGCATACACAGTTAATGGAACTGTAAATATGGATACAGACAAGATTGTTGAAACAATCAAAGGTGTTTTCGATAAATATAACGATATCATCTCTAAAATAAACGATAAATTAGGTGAAACCAAATATCGTTCCTACACACCTCTAACTAGTGCACAAAAAGAAAAAATGTCTGATTCCGATATTAAACTATGGGAAGAGAAAGCCAAATCGGGATTGCTGAAAGGTGATTCTATTTTAGGCGAAGGTATCGAGAAGATGAGACGAGCCTTAGCGAATTCGGTTTCCGGTATCCCTAATGGGCAGATCAATAATTTGGCAGATATCGGTATTACTACTGCCAGGTCTACAGGAGGCGCTAGCAGCTTAGCATATCTGGAAAAGGGTAAAATATATATTGATGAAGATAAATTAAGAAAGGCATTATCAGACTCACCAGACGAAGTTGTTGCATTGTTTACTAAAGACGGAGCCCGTAAAGCTGATGGTAAATTGGTATCTGGTAACGATGCTGGCGTAGGGACGCAACTATACGAAATTTTAAAGAATGATATGATTAGTGGACTTTCGCAAAAAACTCAAATTGTGCCAACAAGAAGCTATTTAAATATTCAGATTGATGACTATACAAGCCGTATTTCCAAAGCGGAATATGCTTTGACGGATTATGAACAAGGTTTATATAGCAAGTATGCTCAGATGGAAAAAGCGCTAAGCAAATTAAACTCCCAAGGGTCTCAACTAGCAAACTTTTTCCAGTCTAAATAA
- the fliS gene encoding flagellar export chaperone FliS, producing the protein MIQPAAQSYKQNQVDTSSPEELTLMLYGGAITFTKKAKQAISDKNLNQAHQFITRVQDIIDELIITLDRKYPISVQLLALYDYLKRRLIEANISKDVTILDEVEGFLVEFRDTWKQAIVLARSQRS; encoded by the coding sequence ATGATTCAACCAGCCGCTCAAAGCTATAAGCAAAACCAAGTGGATACATCGTCGCCAGAAGAACTTACTCTAATGCTCTACGGTGGAGCGATTACATTTACCAAAAAAGCTAAACAAGCCATTTCGGATAAGAATTTGAATCAAGCACATCAATTTATTACCCGAGTACAGGATATTATCGATGAATTGATAATTACACTTGATAGAAAGTATCCGATCTCAGTACAGCTTTTAGCTCTTTATGATTACCTAAAGAGAAGGCTAATTGAGGCTAACATCTCAAAAGACGTGACTATTCTAGATGAGGTGGAAGGATTTTTGGTGGAGTTTCGTGATACTTGGAAACAAGCGATAGTATTAGCTCGAAGTCAAAGAAGTTAG
- a CDS encoding flagellar protein FlaG — protein sequence MEIQAFNENSILRDKPATAPVEKKTVESKEHKTVVDKQQEREYSKEEVVKEVEDLNKWLDSNTSHLRFVLHDKLNEYYVQIINDSSNEVVKELPSKKVMDAVAVFRENLGLIVDKKI from the coding sequence ATGGAGATTCAAGCTTTTAATGAAAATTCGATTTTGCGGGATAAACCCGCCACTGCACCTGTTGAAAAGAAAACAGTTGAATCCAAAGAACATAAGACAGTAGTCGATAAACAACAAGAGCGAGAGTATAGCAAAGAAGAAGTGGTTAAAGAAGTCGAGGATCTTAACAAATGGTTGGATTCGAATACTTCGCACTTAAGATTTGTTCTACACGACAAACTTAATGAGTACTACGTTCAAATTATCAACGATAGCTCGAATGAAGTAGTGAAGGAGCTTCCTTCCAAGAAGGTAATGGATGCAGTTGCTGTTTTCAGAGAAAATCTTGGTTTAATAGTTGATAAAAAAATATAG
- the pseG gene encoding UDP-2,4-diacetamido-2,4,6-trideoxy-beta-L-altropyranose hydrolase, whose product MRVVIRVDASVQIGTGHVMRCLTLANKLRENGASVQFICREFPGNICSIIQENGFIVHKLPLPTQRFSRHGERELYEQWLGETWETDVVQTCEVVNAVEKKFDLLVVDHYAIDNRWESQIRSCISQIMVIDDLANRSHDCDLLLDQNFYENMETRYAHLLPEHCVQLLGPSYALLREEFIEAQKNPHVRDGFVRRIFVFFGGSDPTNETEKALEAIKLLNRDELTVDVVVGNSNPNRERIRELCSQITNTYFHCQINNIAELMVKADLAIGAGGSTTWERCSVGLPTLTVTTAENQVEVTDAVAKVGAIYHLGHYNDVSTHSIADALHHLLLVPELLESMSRTGYLILDNFETGGSTRIAEIILAREVLC is encoded by the coding sequence GTGCGAGTAGTTATTCGGGTTGATGCGTCAGTTCAAATAGGAACGGGGCACGTGATGCGGTGCTTGACCTTGGCCAACAAGCTGCGGGAAAATGGTGCGTCCGTACAGTTCATCTGTCGCGAATTTCCCGGTAATATTTGCTCTATTATCCAAGAAAATGGGTTTATTGTTCACAAACTGCCTCTTCCCACACAAAGATTTTCTCGTCATGGAGAAAGAGAACTGTATGAACAATGGCTTGGTGAAACGTGGGAAACAGATGTTGTTCAAACATGTGAAGTCGTAAACGCTGTTGAAAAGAAGTTTGACCTATTAGTTGTTGATCACTATGCTATTGATAACAGATGGGAAAGCCAGATTCGGTCATGCATATCACAAATTATGGTTATCGATGATTTAGCAAATCGCTCACACGATTGTGATCTATTGCTTGATCAGAATTTCTATGAAAATATGGAAACACGTTATGCGCATCTTCTTCCTGAACACTGTGTACAACTGCTTGGACCTAGCTATGCTTTATTACGTGAAGAGTTTATTGAAGCACAGAAGAATCCTCACGTGAGGGATGGATTTGTTCGAAGAATATTCGTTTTTTTCGGAGGTAGTGATCCGACAAATGAAACGGAAAAAGCATTAGAAGCGATTAAGTTACTGAATCGAGATGAGCTTACTGTGGATGTAGTTGTAGGGAATTCGAATCCAAACAGAGAGCGCATTCGTGAGTTATGTTCCCAAATAACGAACACTTATTTTCATTGTCAGATCAATAATATTGCTGAATTGATGGTAAAAGCAGATCTGGCTATAGGAGCGGGGGGATCCACTACTTGGGAGAGGTGTTCTGTTGGTTTGCCTACATTGACTGTAACAACCGCTGAGAATCAAGTGGAAGTGACAGATGCAGTTGCTAAAGTAGGAGCCATATATCATTTGGGTCACTACAACGATGTTAGTACTCACTCAATAGCAGATGCACTTCACCATTTGTTATTAGTTCCAGAGCTATTAGAGAGTATGAGTCGTACGGGATATCTTATTTTAGATAATTTTGAAACCGGAGGTTCTACTCGTATAGCTGAAATTATTTTAGCTAGGGAAGTTTTATGTTAA
- the pseH gene encoding UDP-4-amino-4,6-dideoxy-N-acetyl-beta-L-altrosamine N-acetyltransferase: MNPFNSYRIRPMLEDDLAMVLQWRNSDRVRTNMYSEELISWEIHCTWFSRIQKSDSIKYYVLEHIDKPIGVVNFTDIDRINGMCNWGFYIGDNEAPRGSGTALGFLGLVEAFEHLHIRKVCAEVIAFNDASLRFHRKLGFTQEGKLFRHVWKNNKYEDIVLFACFSDQWAALKEKLLIAYS, from the coding sequence GTGAATCCATTCAATTCATATCGTATTCGACCAATGTTGGAAGATGATTTGGCGATGGTATTACAATGGCGAAACTCAGATCGTGTTCGTACAAATATGTACTCAGAGGAGCTCATTAGCTGGGAAATCCATTGTACGTGGTTTTCGCGTATTCAGAAAAGTGATTCCATTAAATATTATGTCCTTGAGCACATCGACAAACCGATTGGTGTAGTAAACTTTACAGATATTGATCGTATCAACGGTATGTGTAATTGGGGATTTTATATAGGTGATAATGAAGCTCCACGCGGAAGTGGTACTGCCTTGGGTTTCCTTGGACTTGTAGAAGCCTTTGAGCATTTACATATTCGTAAAGTGTGTGCAGAAGTCATTGCATTTAACGATGCTAGCCTGAGGTTTCATAGAAAACTAGGGTTTACACAGGAAGGTAAGTTGTTTCGACATGTTTGGAAAAATAATAAATATGAGGACATTGTGCTTTTTGCCTGTTTTTCCGATCAGTGGGCTGCTTTAAAGGAAAAGCTTTTGATTGCGTACAGTTAA
- the pseI gene encoding pseudaminic acid synthase produces MQNPEIIVGNRKVGPNHPPFIIAEMSGNHNQSLERALEIVDAAARAGAHALKIQTYTADTMTIDSDQADFFIRDAKSLWNGQSLYGLYQQAHTPWEWHKAIFDRCTELGMIGFSTPFDETAVDFLESLNVACYKIASFENTDIPLLRKVASTGKPIIASTGMASVAELDELVKTVREAGCKDLVLLKCTSSYPATPENSNIRTIPHMQQLFNIQVGLSDHTLGVGVAVASVALGATVIEKHFTLSRADGGVDSAFSLEPAEMHSLVEETERAWQGLGAISYGVSEKEKNSLKFRRSLYVVKDMKVGETFTTDNLRVIRPGLGLPPKYIDLLLGKTVKKDISRGTAVTLDMIL; encoded by the coding sequence ATGCAAAATCCTGAAATTATTGTTGGTAACCGAAAAGTCGGTCCCAATCACCCACCATTCATCATTGCGGAGATGTCCGGTAACCATAATCAATCATTAGAACGCGCACTTGAAATTGTAGATGCAGCAGCACGAGCGGGTGCCCATGCATTGAAAATACAAACTTATACAGCAGATACAATGACTATTGATTCGGATCAAGCTGACTTTTTTATTAGGGATGCTAAGAGTTTATGGAATGGGCAGTCCCTTTACGGCCTATACCAACAAGCGCACACGCCATGGGAATGGCATAAAGCGATTTTTGATCGTTGTACAGAGCTTGGTATGATTGGATTTAGTACACCGTTTGATGAAACGGCTGTTGATTTCCTTGAGTCACTTAATGTGGCGTGCTACAAAATCGCTTCTTTTGAAAATACAGACATACCGCTTCTTCGTAAAGTTGCCTCAACGGGTAAACCAATTATTGCTTCAACGGGGATGGCAAGTGTTGCTGAGTTGGATGAGTTAGTGAAAACTGTACGTGAAGCGGGATGCAAGGATCTAGTTCTATTAAAATGTACGAGTTCTTATCCGGCTACACCTGAAAATTCGAATATCCGAACGATTCCACATATGCAGCAATTATTTAATATTCAAGTTGGTTTATCTGATCATACATTAGGTGTTGGTGTTGCGGTAGCAAGTGTTGCATTAGGAGCTACTGTAATCGAGAAGCATTTTACCTTGAGCAGAGCTGATGGTGGAGTAGATAGCGCATTTTCTCTTGAGCCTGCTGAAATGCATAGCTTGGTTGAAGAAACGGAGCGCGCATGGCAGGGACTAGGTGCGATATCGTATGGCGTTAGCGAGAAAGAAAAAAACTCATTGAAGTTCCGTAGGTCTCTGTACGTGGTTAAGGATATGAAAGTCGGTGAAACTTTTACAACAGACAATCTACGTGTCATACGTCCCGGCCTTGGGCTTCCTCCCAAATACATTGACTTACTTTTAGGCAAAACGGTTAAGAAGGATATATCAAGAGGGACGGCTGTAACACTAGATATGATTTTATAA